The Micromonospora sp. NBC_01740 genome includes a window with the following:
- a CDS encoding zinc-binding dehydrogenase — translation MPIMRAAFVSRFDDANPLAALTVGEQPEPTHPADDWVTVQVRASSLNHHDLWSLRGVGLRAEQLPMILGCDAVGVDPDGNEVVVYPVIPTPGDPRGISILSEHFPGTLAERVAVPRSNLLALPAGLAATDAACLPTAWLTAWRMLTTVGRVDDADAVLVQGAGGGVATAAVALAAAMGKRVYATSRDAAKRERIAELGATAVEPGARLPERVDVVIETVGAATFDHSLKSAAPMARIVVSGATSGHEPKVNLRRVFAMQLEILGTSMGTPDELAALLAFCAERGVRPVVDSVLPFGEVADAFARLHSGDVFGKVVVDHTA, via the coding sequence GTGCCGATCATGCGTGCCGCCTTCGTCTCCCGTTTCGACGACGCCAACCCGCTCGCCGCGCTCACCGTCGGCGAGCAGCCCGAGCCGACCCACCCGGCCGACGACTGGGTGACCGTGCAGGTGCGGGCCAGCTCCCTCAACCACCACGACCTCTGGTCCCTGCGGGGGGTGGGGCTGCGCGCCGAGCAGCTGCCCATGATCCTCGGCTGCGACGCCGTCGGGGTGGACCCGGACGGCAACGAGGTCGTCGTCTACCCGGTCATCCCCACCCCGGGCGACCCGCGCGGCATCTCCATCCTCTCGGAGCACTTCCCCGGCACGCTGGCCGAGCGGGTCGCCGTACCCCGGTCGAACCTGCTGGCCCTGCCGGCGGGCCTGGCGGCGACGGACGCGGCCTGCCTGCCGACGGCCTGGCTGACCGCGTGGCGGATGCTGACCACCGTGGGCCGGGTCGACGACGCCGACGCCGTGCTGGTCCAGGGTGCCGGCGGGGGCGTGGCCACCGCGGCCGTCGCGCTCGCCGCCGCGATGGGCAAGCGGGTGTACGCGACCAGCCGGGACGCCGCCAAGCGGGAACGGATCGCCGAGCTGGGCGCCACCGCCGTTGAGCCCGGCGCCCGGCTGCCGGAACGGGTCGACGTGGTGATCGAGACGGTCGGCGCGGCCACCTTCGACCACTCGCTGAAGTCCGCCGCGCCGATGGCCCGGATCGTGGTCTCCGGCGCCACCTCGGGACACGAGCCGAAGGTCAACCTGCGCCGGGTCTTCGCCATGCAGCTGGAGATCCTGGGCACCTCGATGGGCACCCCCGACGAGCTGGCCGCCCTGCTCGCGTTCTGCGCCGAGCGCGGCGTGCGCCCGGTGGTGGACTCCGTGCTCCCGTTCGGCGAGGTCGCCGACGCCTTCGCCCGCCTGCACTCCGGCGACGTCTTCGGCAAGGTCGTCGTCGACCACACCGCCTGA
- a CDS encoding glycoside hydrolase family 6 protein: MPPPNRSRRSPVRRSALAAGAAVALLLSGCGAEPRRRPGPVPGSAAGSPAAAPPPVFYVAPGNPAAAEADRREALGRTADAAALRRIGARPSAKWLTGGPAVRDEVDAYLGQAALAGQTPVLVVHNIPDRDCARQGTGGASGPAEYQRWIRDLTAGVGGRPVTVVLEPGAVPDAVRGCVRDPDGRLTLLRDAVTVLRSTGSARVYVDAGHPGWISDVAALTAALDRAGVGEADGFALNVANFFGTAQNVRYGHRISDALGGGTRFVVDTSRNGNGPHAGATVDGAPSWCNPPGRALGQEPTADPGLPRVDALLWVKYPGESDGACRPGEPDSGVWWPEYALGLARRAG, from the coding sequence GTGCCGCCACCGAACCGCTCCCGCCGCTCGCCCGTACGCCGGTCGGCCCTGGCGGCGGGCGCCGCCGTGGCGCTGCTGCTCTCGGGCTGCGGCGCGGAACCCCGACGCCGCCCCGGGCCGGTGCCGGGGAGCGCCGCCGGGTCCCCGGCGGCGGCCCCGCCCCCGGTCTTCTACGTCGCCCCGGGGAACCCGGCGGCGGCGGAGGCGGACCGGCGGGAGGCGCTGGGCCGGACCGCCGACGCGGCGGCGCTGCGCCGGATCGGCGCGCGGCCCAGCGCGAAGTGGCTGACCGGCGGGCCGGCGGTCCGCGACGAGGTCGACGCGTACCTGGGGCAGGCGGCGCTCGCCGGCCAGACGCCGGTGCTGGTCGTGCACAACATCCCGGACCGCGACTGCGCCCGCCAGGGCACCGGCGGGGCCAGCGGCCCGGCGGAGTACCAGCGCTGGATCCGCGACCTCACGGCGGGCGTCGGGGGCCGGCCGGTCACCGTGGTCCTCGAACCCGGGGCGGTGCCGGACGCCGTACGGGGCTGCGTCCGCGACCCCGACGGGCGGCTCACGCTGCTGCGGGACGCCGTCACCGTGCTCCGCAGCACCGGCAGCGCCCGGGTCTACGTGGACGCGGGGCACCCCGGCTGGATCTCCGACGTCGCCGCGCTCACGGCGGCGCTCGACCGGGCGGGGGTCGGCGAGGCCGACGGCTTCGCGCTCAACGTGGCCAACTTCTTCGGCACCGCGCAGAACGTCCGCTACGGCCACCGCATCTCCGACGCCCTCGGCGGCGGCACCCGCTTCGTCGTCGACACCAGCCGCAACGGCAACGGCCCCCACGCGGGTGCCACGGTGGACGGCGCGCCGAGCTGGTGCAATCCGCCGGGACGGGCGCTCGGTCAGGAGCCGACGGCCGATCCCGGCCTGCCCCGGGTGGACGCGCTGCTCTGGGTCAAGTACCCGGGCGAGTCCGACGGCGCCTGCCGGCCCGGGGAGCCGGACAGCGGCGTCTGGTGGCCCGAGTACGCCCTCGGCCTGGCCCGGCGCGCCGGCTGA
- the pta gene encoding phosphate acetyltransferase — translation MARSVYVTSVGSGGGKSTIALGLAELLSRQVERIGAFRPLVRGDGPDPILALLSDRYRIELPLADLSGTSYAEATALVADGRREQLIAGIVERYREVERRCPAVVVVGSDFADGGDGAGPRELAFNARLATEFGSVVVPVVDGFGQEPAAIAAAARGAYHDLEDLGATVLAVIANRVPGPMTLPELPVPTYAIPEVPTVSAPTVAEVAAALGATLLAGDDDALSRDVLDYVVGAAHVPTLLDHLTEGALVITPGDRADLLVAASAAHVAGQVSVSGLVLTLGEQPDPRAMRLVEGLNTGLAVLSVPSDSYDTVAASSRIEGRPSAANPRKVEAALGAFERCVDTDDLARRLRVSRSERVTPLMFEYDLIDRARARRRHLVLPEGAEERILRATEILLRRGVADITLLGRPDDVARRTRELGIDITGAQVVDPVASEWRDEFAATYAELRAHRGMTPDLAHDIVAQPNYFGTLMVQTGHADGMVSGATHTTAATIRPAFEIIRNVPGVSVASSVFFMLLADRVLVYGDCAVNPDPDAAQLADIAISSADTAARFGIEPRVAMLSYSTGSSGAGADVEKVAAATKLVRERRPDLLVEGPIQYDAAIDPAVAATKLPGSDVAGRATVFIFPDLNTGNNTYKAVQRSAGAVAVGPVMQGLRRPVNDLSRGATVPDIVNTVAITAIQAAATEESS, via the coding sequence GTGGCCCGGAGCGTGTACGTGACCAGCGTGGGTTCGGGCGGCGGGAAGTCGACCATCGCCCTCGGCCTGGCCGAGCTGTTGTCCCGGCAGGTCGAGCGGATCGGCGCGTTCCGGCCGCTGGTGCGCGGGGACGGTCCCGACCCGATCCTCGCCCTGCTCAGTGACCGCTACCGGATCGAGCTTCCGCTGGCCGACCTGAGCGGCACCAGCTACGCCGAGGCGACCGCGCTGGTCGCCGACGGGCGGCGGGAGCAGCTCATCGCCGGCATCGTCGAGCGCTACCGGGAGGTCGAGCGGCGCTGCCCCGCCGTGGTCGTGGTCGGCAGCGACTTCGCCGACGGCGGCGACGGGGCCGGCCCCCGCGAGCTGGCCTTCAACGCCCGGCTGGCCACCGAGTTCGGCAGCGTGGTGGTGCCCGTCGTCGACGGCTTCGGGCAGGAGCCGGCGGCGATCGCGGCCGCCGCGCGCGGGGCGTACCACGATCTGGAGGACCTGGGGGCGACGGTGCTGGCGGTGATCGCCAACCGGGTTCCCGGCCCGATGACGCTGCCCGAGCTGCCCGTGCCCACGTACGCCATCCCGGAGGTGCCGACCGTGTCGGCGCCGACGGTGGCCGAGGTGGCGGCGGCGCTCGGCGCCACCCTGCTCGCCGGTGACGACGACGCGCTCAGCCGCGACGTGCTCGACTACGTGGTGGGCGCGGCGCACGTGCCGACGCTGCTGGACCACCTGACCGAGGGCGCCCTGGTGATCACCCCCGGCGACCGGGCCGACCTGCTGGTGGCGGCGAGCGCCGCGCACGTGGCCGGGCAGGTCTCCGTCTCGGGGCTGGTGCTGACCCTCGGCGAGCAGCCCGACCCGCGCGCGATGCGGCTGGTCGAGGGCCTCAACACCGGGCTCGCGGTGCTCTCCGTGCCCAGCGACAGCTACGACACCGTGGCCGCCTCCAGCCGGATCGAGGGGCGACCCAGCGCGGCCAACCCGCGCAAGGTGGAGGCCGCGCTCGGCGCGTTCGAGCGCTGCGTGGACACCGACGACCTGGCCCGCCGGCTGCGGGTCAGCCGCTCCGAGCGGGTCACCCCGCTGATGTTCGAGTACGACCTGATCGACCGCGCCCGGGCCCGGCGCCGGCACCTCGTGCTGCCGGAGGGGGCGGAGGAACGGATCCTGCGGGCCACGGAGATCCTGCTGCGCCGGGGCGTCGCCGACATCACCCTGCTCGGCCGCCCCGACGACGTCGCCCGGCGCACCCGCGAGCTGGGCATCGACATCACCGGCGCCCAGGTGGTCGACCCCGTCGCCAGCGAGTGGCGCGACGAGTTCGCCGCCACGTACGCCGAGCTTCGCGCGCACCGCGGCATGACCCCCGACCTGGCCCACGACATCGTCGCCCAGCCGAACTACTTCGGCACGCTGATGGTCCAGACGGGGCACGCCGACGGGATGGTCTCCGGCGCGACGCACACCACCGCCGCCACCATCCGTCCCGCGTTCGAGATCATCCGAAACGTGCCGGGCGTCTCGGTGGCCTCCAGCGTCTTCTTCATGCTGCTCGCCGACCGGGTGCTGGTCTACGGCGACTGCGCCGTCAACCCCGACCCGGACGCCGCCCAGCTCGCCGACATCGCCATCTCCTCGGCCGACACCGCCGCCCGGTTCGGCATCGAGCCCCGGGTCGCGATGCTCTCCTACTCCACCGGCAGCTCGGGGGCGGGCGCCGACGTGGAGAAGGTCGCGGCGGCCACCAAGCTGGTCCGCGAGCGCCGGCCCGACCTGCTCGTCGAGGGGCCCATCCAGTACGACGCGGCCATCGACCCGGCCGTGGCGGCGACGAAGCTGCCCGGCAGCGACGTCGCCGGCCGGGCCACGGTCTTCATCTTCCCGGACCTCAACACCGGCAACAACACGTACAAGGCGGTGCAGCGCTCCGCCGGGGCGGTGGCCGTCGGGCCGGTGATGCAGGGCCTGCGCCGGCCGGTCAACGACCTGTCCCGGGGCGCCACCGTGCCGGACATCGTCAACACCGTGGCGATCACCGCCATCCAGGCCGCGGCCACCGAGGAGTCGTCATGA
- a CDS encoding bifunctional polysaccharide deacetylase/glycosyltransferase family 2 protein, which translates to MPDRFRPRRPRTTARRHGRVRRVAPPPSWTVLGMLLVVLAGVLFVGAYADAAFVPERQPAGAGQDRVPDEVVNGGPIISVGDERTRSYRLPPRTLSLTFDDGPDPNWTREVLRVLDAHQVSATFFVLGAQVARHPELVREMSAAGHEIGVHTFTHPDLTTMPGWRRRMEYAQTQLAVAGAAGIRSSLVRFPYSSHADALNDRDWPLVTEAGDLGYLTVLNDTDSRDWALPGVERIVENVTPSGYAGAITLWHDAGGDRSQTVEALDRFIPLMKARGYQFATVTGGLNQALADAGVRHEVTGNPTASAGERLRGRVLVWAVRGADRTMSGFGLIFVAVGVLTVGRTALLFLLAGRHARRRRARDWTWGPPVTDPVSVIVPAYNEKEGIAAAVRSLATGDHPGGIEVVVVDDGSTDGTADIAEGLGLPNVRVVRKPNGGKPSALNTGVALARHDLIVMVDGDTVLEPDAVRRLVQPFADPQVGAVAGNVKVGNRDSLIAKWQHIEYVIGFNLDRRLYESMRCMSTVPGAIGGFRRQALVYAGGMTDDTLAEDTDITMALGRAGWKVVYEETARAWTEAPATMGQLWKQRYRWSYGTMQAMWKHRRSLLDRGASGRFTRRCLAFLSLFGVLLPLLAPVIDLLALYGLFFLDRTATAVAWLAMLGLQTLTAVVAFRLDREKLGVLWVLPLQQFVYRQLMYLVMLQSVVTALTGGRLGWQKLRRTGLAPAERGGTA; encoded by the coding sequence ATGCCTGACCGCTTCCGTCCGCGCCGGCCCCGGACGACCGCCCGCCGCCACGGCCGGGTCCGGCGGGTCGCGCCGCCGCCCAGTTGGACCGTGCTCGGCATGCTGCTCGTCGTCCTGGCCGGCGTGCTCTTCGTCGGGGCGTACGCGGACGCCGCCTTCGTGCCCGAGCGCCAGCCGGCCGGCGCCGGCCAGGACCGGGTGCCCGACGAGGTGGTGAACGGGGGACCGATCATCAGCGTCGGGGACGAGCGGACCCGTTCCTACCGGCTGCCGCCCCGCACCCTCTCGCTGACCTTCGACGACGGCCCGGATCCGAACTGGACCCGCGAGGTGCTCCGGGTGCTGGACGCCCACCAGGTCAGCGCCACCTTCTTCGTGCTGGGGGCGCAGGTCGCCCGGCATCCCGAGCTGGTGCGGGAGATGTCGGCAGCCGGGCACGAGATCGGGGTGCACACCTTCACCCATCCCGACCTGACCACCATGCCGGGCTGGCGGCGCCGCATGGAGTACGCCCAGACCCAGCTCGCGGTCGCCGGCGCGGCGGGGATCCGCAGCTCGCTGGTGCGGTTCCCGTACTCGTCGCACGCCGACGCGCTGAACGACCGGGACTGGCCGCTGGTCACCGAGGCCGGCGACCTGGGCTACCTGACGGTGCTCAACGACACCGACAGCCGGGACTGGGCGCTGCCGGGCGTCGAGCGGATCGTCGAGAACGTCACGCCGTCCGGGTACGCGGGCGCGATCACGCTGTGGCACGACGCCGGCGGCGACCGCTCGCAGACCGTCGAGGCGCTGGACCGGTTCATCCCGTTGATGAAGGCGCGCGGGTACCAGTTCGCCACGGTCACCGGCGGGCTCAACCAGGCGTTGGCCGACGCGGGGGTGCGGCACGAGGTGACCGGCAATCCGACCGCCTCCGCCGGGGAGCGGTTGCGGGGGCGGGTGCTGGTCTGGGCGGTGCGGGGCGCGGACCGGACGATGAGCGGCTTCGGGCTGATCTTCGTCGCCGTCGGGGTGCTCACGGTCGGGCGTACCGCGCTGCTCTTCCTGCTCGCCGGGCGGCACGCCCGGCGGCGGCGGGCCCGCGACTGGACCTGGGGGCCGCCGGTCACCGACCCGGTGTCGGTGATCGTCCCGGCGTACAACGAGAAGGAGGGGATCGCGGCGGCGGTCCGGTCGCTGGCCACCGGCGACCATCCCGGGGGGATCGAGGTCGTCGTCGTCGACGACGGCTCCACCGACGGCACCGCCGACATCGCCGAAGGGCTCGGCCTGCCGAACGTCCGGGTGGTCCGCAAGCCCAACGGCGGCAAGCCGAGCGCGTTGAACACCGGCGTCGCGCTGGCCCGGCACGACCTGATCGTGATGGTCGACGGCGACACCGTCCTCGAACCGGACGCCGTCCGACGGCTGGTGCAGCCGTTCGCGGACCCGCAGGTCGGCGCGGTGGCCGGCAACGTCAAGGTGGGCAACCGGGACAGCCTGATCGCCAAGTGGCAGCACATCGAGTACGTGATCGGCTTCAACCTCGACCGTCGCCTCTACGAGTCGATGCGCTGCATGTCGACGGTGCCGGGGGCGATCGGCGGCTTCCGGCGGCAGGCGCTGGTGTACGCCGGCGGGATGACCGACGACACCCTGGCCGAGGACACCGACATCACCATGGCGCTGGGGCGGGCCGGCTGGAAGGTGGTGTACGAGGAGACGGCGCGCGCCTGGACCGAGGCGCCGGCGACGATGGGGCAGCTGTGGAAGCAGCGCTACCGGTGGAGCTACGGCACCATGCAGGCGATGTGGAAGCACCGGCGGTCCCTGCTCGACCGGGGCGCGTCCGGCCGGTTCACCCGCCGCTGCCTGGCCTTCCTCAGCCTCTTCGGGGTGCTGCTGCCCCTGCTGGCGCCGGTGATCGACCTGCTGGCCCTGTACGGGTTGTTCTTCCTGGACCGCACCGCCACGGCCGTGGCCTGGCTGGCCATGCTCGGGTTGCAGACGCTGACCGCCGTGGTGGCGTTCCGGCTGGACCGGGAGAAGCTGGGCGTGCTGTGGGTGCTGCCGCTCCAGCAGTTCGTCTACCGGCAACTGATGTACCTGGTGATGCTCCAGTCGGTGGTCACCGCGTTGACCGGCGGCCGGCTGGGCTGGCAGAAGCTGCGGCGCACCGGCCTGGCCCCGGCCGAACGCGGCGGCACGGCCTGA
- a CDS encoding acetate/propionate family kinase: protein MSGPAAPQERPAGRVLVLNCGSSSVKYRLFDGDRVVDKGTVERVGEAGGGPADHETAVRGILDGLDLTGLAAVGHRVVHGGKRFGEPVLIDDEVLAAIRDLVPLAPLHNPANLAGIEVARAALPDVPQVAVFDTAFHTTLPEAAATYAIERDTAERYGIRRYGFHGTSHAYVSRRTAELLGRPYADVNTITLHLGNGASACAVAGGRSVATSMGMSPLEGLVMGTRSGDLDPTVIFHLRREGGLSVDEIDDLLNHRSGLLGLTGANDMREVLARRADGDPAAALAFDVYCRRITGYVGAYYALLGRVDAVTFTAGVGEHAAPVRAAALAGLDRLGIAVDPERNAGSGDRVVSPEGAEVTVCVVGTDEEREIALQARAVIETAG from the coding sequence ATGAGCGGTCCCGCCGCCCCGCAGGAGCGCCCGGCCGGTCGCGTCCTCGTCCTCAACTGCGGGTCGTCGTCGGTGAAGTACCGGCTCTTCGACGGCGACCGGGTGGTCGACAAGGGCACCGTGGAGCGGGTCGGCGAGGCCGGCGGCGGTCCGGCCGACCACGAGACTGCCGTCCGGGGCATCCTCGACGGGCTGGACCTCACCGGGCTGGCCGCCGTCGGGCACCGGGTCGTGCACGGCGGGAAGCGGTTCGGCGAGCCGGTGCTGATCGACGACGAGGTGCTGGCCGCGATCCGCGACCTGGTCCCGCTCGCGCCGCTGCACAACCCCGCCAACCTGGCCGGCATCGAGGTCGCCCGGGCGGCGCTGCCGGACGTGCCGCAGGTCGCCGTCTTCGACACCGCGTTCCACACCACCCTGCCCGAGGCCGCCGCGACCTATGCGATCGAGCGGGACACCGCCGAGCGGTACGGCATCCGGCGCTACGGGTTCCACGGCACCTCGCACGCGTACGTGTCGCGGCGCACCGCCGAGCTGCTCGGCCGCCCGTACGCCGACGTGAACACGATCACCCTGCACCTCGGCAACGGCGCGAGCGCCTGCGCGGTGGCCGGCGGCCGGAGCGTGGCGACCTCGATGGGGATGTCCCCGCTGGAGGGCCTCGTGATGGGCACCCGCAGCGGCGACCTGGACCCGACCGTGATCTTCCACCTGCGCCGCGAGGGCGGGCTCTCCGTCGACGAGATCGACGACCTGCTCAACCACCGCAGCGGCCTGCTCGGGCTGACCGGCGCCAACGACATGCGCGAGGTGCTCGCCCGCCGGGCGGACGGCGACCCGGCGGCGGCGCTCGCCTTCGACGTCTACTGCCGGCGGATCACCGGCTACGTGGGGGCGTACTACGCACTGCTCGGCCGGGTGGACGCCGTCACCTTCACCGCCGGCGTCGGCGAGCACGCCGCCCCGGTCCGCGCCGCCGCCCTGGCCGGCCTGGACCGGCTCGGCATCGCGGTGGACCCCGAGCGCAACGCCGGCTCCGGCGACCGGGTCGTCTCGCCGGAGGGCGCCGAGGTGACCGTCTGCGTCGTCGGCACCGACGAGGAACGCGAGATCGCCCTCCAGGCCCGCGCCGTCATCGAGACCGCTGGCTGA
- a CDS encoding DUF6104 family protein: MYFTDRGIEELVERRGGEQVSMEWLGERLRDFVDLNPEFETPIERFATWLARLDDEDED; encoded by the coding sequence ATGTACTTCACCGACCGTGGAATCGAGGAGCTCGTCGAGCGCCGGGGCGGCGAACAGGTCAGCATGGAGTGGCTCGGCGAGCGCCTACGCGACTTCGTGGACCTGAACCCCGAGTTCGAGACCCCGATCGAGCGCTTCGCCACCTGGCTCGCCCGCCTGGACGACGAGGACGAGGACTGA
- a CDS encoding NAD(P)-dependent malic enzyme, which translates to MSSSTVDPADPVFRLHRGGKMAVASTVPLTSREDLSLAYTPGVARVCEAIAADPTLADDYTWASHTVAVVTDGSAVLGLGNIGPRASLPVMEGKAVLFKQFGGVDAVPVCLDTQDVDEIVAVVRALAPSFGGINLEDISAPRCFEVERRLDEALDIPVFHDDQHGTAIVVLAALRNAARLLDRKLGDLRVTVSGAGAAGVAVTKMLIAGGVNPDQVVVCDSKGIIGRHRPELTGTKAELAAATNADGREGDITEALRDADVLIGVSGGQIPEAAVAGMAPGGIVFALANPTPEVHPEVAARHVAVVATGRSDYPNQINNVLAFPGVFRGALDAKATRITEGMKVAAADAIAGVVAESLTAEAIVPSPLDPRVAPAVAEAVAEAARRDGVTR; encoded by the coding sequence ATGTCATCGTCCACCGTGGACCCCGCTGATCCCGTCTTCCGACTGCACCGGGGCGGCAAGATGGCCGTCGCCTCGACCGTCCCGCTGACCAGCCGCGAGGACCTCTCCCTCGCGTACACCCCGGGTGTGGCCCGGGTCTGCGAGGCGATCGCCGCCGACCCGACGCTCGCCGACGACTACACCTGGGCGTCGCACACCGTCGCGGTCGTCACCGACGGCTCGGCCGTACTCGGGCTCGGCAACATCGGCCCGCGCGCCTCGCTGCCGGTGATGGAGGGCAAGGCGGTGCTGTTCAAGCAGTTCGGCGGCGTCGACGCGGTGCCGGTCTGCCTGGACACCCAGGACGTCGACGAGATCGTGGCCGTGGTGCGGGCGCTGGCCCCGTCGTTCGGCGGGATCAACCTGGAGGACATCAGCGCCCCGCGCTGCTTCGAGGTGGAGCGCCGCCTCGACGAGGCCCTGGACATCCCGGTCTTCCACGACGACCAGCACGGCACCGCGATCGTCGTGCTCGCCGCCCTGCGCAACGCCGCCAGGCTGCTCGACCGCAAGCTCGGCGACCTGCGGGTGACGGTCAGCGGCGCCGGCGCGGCCGGGGTCGCGGTGACGAAGATGCTGATCGCCGGCGGCGTGAACCCCGACCAGGTGGTCGTCTGCGACTCCAAGGGGATCATCGGCCGGCACCGGCCCGAACTGACCGGCACCAAGGCCGAGCTGGCGGCGGCCACCAACGCCGACGGTCGCGAGGGCGACATCACCGAGGCGCTGCGCGACGCGGACGTGCTGATCGGCGTCTCGGGCGGGCAGATCCCCGAGGCGGCGGTCGCCGGCATGGCCCCCGGCGGCATCGTCTTCGCCCTGGCGAACCCGACGCCCGAGGTGCACCCGGAGGTGGCCGCCCGGCACGTGGCGGTCGTCGCCACCGGCCGCAGCGACTACCCCAACCAGATCAACAACGTGCTGGCCTTCCCGGGTGTGTTCCGGGGCGCGCTGGACGCCAAGGCCACCCGGATCACCGAGGGCATGAAGGTCGCCGCCGCCGACGCGATCGCCGGCGTGGTGGCCGAGTCGCTCACCGCCGAGGCGATCGTCCCGTCCCCGCTCGATCCCCGGGTCGCCCCCGCGGTGGCCGAGGCGGTCGCCGAGGCCGCCCGCCGCGACGGCGTCACCCGCTGA
- a CDS encoding alpha/beta hydrolase family protein — MPRRVTPALLASALLTAGLVGCSDDAGPAPQAAGSQAAPQVTASAPPAQAAGPTPQVPVGTAPEKAFAVGVRQLKLNRDGKRPLPVTVWYPAAGKPGGQPERSADAATGKFPVVMFSHGLSARPADYETLLTRWTAAGFVVAAPTFPHTARGGDGNVLDVLNQPADVSYVLTQVLALDGKDGDPLRGRLATDRVAAAGHSAGGVTTIGLFTAGRDERLDAGVVFAGTALGVGTAFAGAAAPQLFVHGEADEVVEYAAGKAAYDRVPWPKAMLSLPKGDHGRALLSDGATLRVVSDTTVEFLRWSLYGDQAAKGRIPTDAARDDVATLDNRL; from the coding sequence ATGCCGCGACGTGTCACCCCCGCCCTGCTCGCCTCCGCACTGCTCACCGCCGGTCTGGTCGGCTGCTCCGACGACGCCGGGCCGGCCCCGCAGGCGGCAGGCTCCCAGGCGGCTCCGCAGGTGACGGCCTCGGCGCCGCCCGCACAGGCGGCCGGCCCCACCCCGCAGGTGCCCGTCGGCACCGCACCCGAGAAGGCCTTCGCCGTCGGCGTACGGCAGCTGAAGCTGAACCGCGACGGGAAGCGCCCACTGCCGGTGACCGTCTGGTACCCGGCCGCCGGAAAGCCCGGCGGGCAGCCGGAGCGGTCGGCGGACGCCGCCACGGGGAAGTTTCCCGTGGTGATGTTCAGCCACGGGTTGAGCGCCCGACCGGCCGACTACGAGACGCTGCTCACCCGCTGGACGGCGGCCGGGTTCGTGGTGGCCGCGCCGACCTTCCCGCACACCGCGCGGGGTGGCGACGGCAACGTGCTCGACGTGCTCAACCAGCCGGCCGACGTGTCGTACGTGCTGACCCAGGTCCTCGCCCTCGACGGCAAGGACGGCGACCCGCTGCGCGGCCGGCTGGCCACGGACCGGGTGGCGGCGGCCGGGCACTCGGCCGGCGGGGTGACCACCATCGGCCTGTTCACCGCCGGCCGGGACGAACGGCTGGACGCCGGGGTCGTGTTCGCCGGCACGGCGCTCGGCGTCGGCACCGCCTTCGCGGGCGCCGCCGCCCCGCAGCTCTTCGTGCACGGCGAGGCCGACGAGGTGGTCGAGTACGCCGCCGGCAAGGCCGCCTACGACAGGGTGCCCTGGCCGAAGGCGATGCTGAGCCTGCCGAAGGGCGACCACGGTCGGGCGCTGCTCAGCGACGGCGCCACGCTGCGGGTGGTCTCGGACACCACGGTCGAGTTCCTGCGCTGGTCGCTCTACGGCGACCAGGCCGCCAAGGGCCGCATCCCCACCGACGCCGCCCGCGACGACGTCGCCACCCTCGACAACCGCCTCTGA
- a CDS encoding alpha/beta hydrolase family protein, with product MGTKRLVAALMTTLLAGCAPAGAAAPGTPPPARPAPVAAYAVGVRTFTVDPTSARPLPVTVWYPAEGDAVAAGRFPVVVYSHGLHSLPELHAGLTARWAAAGFVVAAPAYPHTRRGAARFSRADVRHQPADGWRLIRHLTRLDARAGDPLAGHLDVTRVAAAGHSAGGFTTAGMFTSGRSGRLRAGIVIAGGGTAGSFAGPAAPLLFVHGTADKIVPATVGRAAYQRTTGPTAFLSLLGQGHGEYLNPGRPGFDQVLATTTDFLRWTLYGDPAAGRRLPGDARRPGVTLYETRPAR from the coding sequence GTGGGGACAAAGCGGCTGGTCGCCGCACTGATGACGACGCTGCTGGCCGGTTGCGCCCCGGCGGGTGCCGCCGCGCCCGGCACACCGCCGCCGGCCCGTCCGGCGCCCGTGGCCGCCTACGCCGTCGGCGTACGCACGTTCACCGTCGACCCGACCTCGGCGCGCCCCCTGCCGGTGACCGTCTGGTACCCGGCGGAGGGCGACGCCGTGGCCGCCGGGCGCTTCCCCGTGGTGGTCTACAGCCACGGGCTGCACAGCCTGCCCGAGCTGCACGCCGGGCTGACCGCGCGCTGGGCCGCCGCCGGGTTCGTGGTCGCCGCCCCGGCCTACCCGCACACCCGGCGCGGCGCGGCCCGGTTCAGCCGTGCCGACGTACGCCACCAGCCGGCCGACGGCTGGCGGCTGATCCGGCACCTGACGCGGCTCGACGCCCGGGCCGGAGACCCGCTCGCCGGGCACCTCGACGTCACCCGGGTCGCCGCCGCCGGCCACTCGGCGGGCGGCTTCACCACGGCCGGCATGTTCACCTCCGGACGCTCGGGGCGGCTGCGCGCCGGCATCGTGATCGCCGGCGGCGGAACGGCCGGCAGCTTCGCCGGGCCGGCGGCCCCACTGCTCTTCGTGCACGGTACGGCGGACAAGATCGTGCCGGCGACGGTCGGCCGCGCCGCATACCAGCGCACGACCGGCCCGACCGCCTTCCTGAGCCTGCTCGGGCAGGGCCACGGCGAGTACCTGAACCCGGGGCGGCCCGGCTTCGACCAGGTCCTGGCCACCACCACCGACTTCCTCCGCTGGACGCTCTACGGCGACCCGGCCGCCGGCCGCCGGCTGCCCGGCGACGCCCGCCGCCCCGGCGTGACGCTCTACGAGACCCGCCCCGCCCGCTGA